A portion of the Agrobacterium tumefaciens genome contains these proteins:
- a CDS encoding NUDIX hydrolase, producing the protein MKSMKKSRKARPARSLTLLQQLAAVPEKLFTGSFRQQYAALCFRYTGSGEEIEILVVTSRTSARWIIPRGWPMKRKKPHEAAAIEAWEEAGVRGRVRKDAVGRYTYLKMLDNGDVVPCVVDVFQIEITGEETSFKERGERLLEWVRPDEAARRVREIELKSLLVDFRPRGKRKRLTEEKS; encoded by the coding sequence ATGAAATCCATGAAGAAAAGCCGGAAAGCCCGTCCGGCGCGTTCCCTGACATTGCTTCAGCAACTTGCTGCTGTTCCTGAAAAGCTGTTCACCGGCTCTTTCCGGCAGCAATATGCCGCCTTATGCTTCCGTTATACCGGAAGCGGCGAAGAGATCGAAATCCTCGTCGTCACCTCCCGCACCAGCGCACGCTGGATCATTCCGCGCGGCTGGCCGATGAAACGCAAGAAGCCGCATGAGGCTGCCGCGATCGAGGCGTGGGAGGAAGCGGGCGTTCGCGGCCGCGTGAGGAAGGACGCCGTTGGCCGCTACACCTATCTCAAGATGCTCGACAATGGCGATGTCGTTCCCTGCGTTGTCGATGTCTTCCAGATCGAGATCACCGGGGAGGAAACGAGTTTCAAGGAGCGCGGCGAACGCCTTCTGGAATGGGTTCGCCCGGACGAGGCAGCAAGGCGCGTCCGGGAAATCGAACTGAAATCGCTTCTGGTCGACTTCCGCCCGAGGGGGAAGAGGAAACGCCTGACCGAAGAAAAGTCCTGA
- the ku gene encoding non-homologous end joining protein Ku, which translates to MNRRASWKGHLTFGDFNCEIGLYSALTSSEKISFNIVNRKTGHRVERQYVDSDTGDAVDREDQVKGYELDNGDHIVIEGDEIATLMPENDKVIRIRHFLSHDEIDKLYFDKSYYLAPTQEGGEEALTLLAKAMDDEKVSALGEAVLFRRNRVLLIRPSGKALVATTLNFGYEVRSQTTVFKSIPDIQFDEEMLELAGHIIGKRAGTFDPAEYTDRYNDALAELVKAKIEGREISKQPPRKQDNIIDLKEALRRSAGDGDSGKSTASAGRKSSRKAS; encoded by the coding sequence ATGAACCGAAGAGCGAGCTGGAAGGGTCATCTGACATTCGGCGATTTCAACTGTGAAATCGGTCTCTATTCCGCGCTCACTTCATCGGAAAAGATCTCCTTCAACATCGTCAACCGAAAGACCGGCCATCGCGTCGAACGGCAATATGTCGATAGCGATACCGGCGACGCTGTCGACCGCGAGGATCAGGTCAAGGGATATGAACTCGACAATGGCGACCATATCGTCATCGAGGGAGATGAGATCGCAACGTTGATGCCAGAAAACGACAAGGTCATCCGCATCAGGCATTTTCTGAGCCACGACGAGATCGACAAGCTCTATTTCGATAAATCCTATTATCTGGCGCCGACGCAGGAAGGTGGCGAAGAGGCTTTGACGCTGCTGGCAAAAGCCATGGACGACGAGAAGGTCTCGGCACTTGGGGAAGCGGTACTCTTTCGCCGAAACCGCGTGCTGTTGATCCGTCCAAGCGGCAAGGCGCTCGTGGCGACGACCTTGAATTTCGGCTACGAGGTTCGCTCGCAAACCACCGTTTTCAAGTCCATTCCCGATATTCAGTTCGATGAAGAGATGCTTGAACTCGCCGGTCACATCATCGGGAAACGGGCAGGCACATTCGATCCGGCGGAATATACCGATCGTTACAATGATGCGCTGGCGGAACTGGTGAAGGCGAAGATCGAGGGCAGGGAAATCAGCAAACAGCCGCCGCGCAAGCAAGATAACATCATCGACTTGAAGGAGGCTTTGCGCCGCAGCGCCGGTGACGGCGACAGCGGAAAATCTACCGCTAGTGCGGGGCGCAAATCCTCCCGGAAAGCGAGCTGA
- a CDS encoding inorganic phosphate transporter — MDVALALPLLVGLIAIALFFDFLNGLHDAANSIATIVSTRVLRPQYAVAWAAFFNFIAFLFFGLHVAETLGTGIIDPAIVSPQVIFAALMGAIVWNIVTWIFGIPSSSSHALIGGLVGAGFAKVGFNSIVWSGLLKTVGAIFMSPAIGFFLALLLVLAVSWLFVRQTPFAVDRTFRIMQFISASLYSLGHGGNDAQKTMGIIAVLLFSQGHLGESFYVPFWVVISCQSAMALGTLFGGWRIVHTMGSKITRLNPMQGFCAETGGALTLFGATWLGIPVSTTHTITGAIIGVGAARRVSAVRWGLAGNIVIAWVVTMPAAALISASVYGLTSLFG, encoded by the coding sequence ATGGATGTCGCGCTTGCACTGCCGCTGCTTGTCGGCCTTATCGCCATCGCGCTGTTCTTCGATTTTCTGAACGGTCTCCACGACGCCGCAAATTCCATCGCCACCATCGTCTCCACCCGTGTATTGCGCCCGCAATATGCGGTGGCATGGGCGGCCTTCTTCAATTTCATCGCCTTCCTGTTCTTCGGCCTGCATGTGGCCGAAACGCTCGGCACCGGCATCATCGATCCGGCCATCGTTTCCCCGCAGGTCATCTTCGCGGCATTGATGGGCGCCATCGTCTGGAACATCGTCACCTGGATTTTCGGCATTCCCTCCAGCTCGTCACATGCCTTGATCGGCGGTCTCGTCGGTGCGGGCTTTGCGAAGGTCGGTTTCAATTCCATCGTCTGGTCGGGTCTTCTGAAAACCGTGGGCGCGATCTTCATGTCGCCGGCCATCGGCTTTTTCCTGGCACTGCTGCTGGTGCTTGCCGTCTCCTGGCTGTTCGTCCGCCAGACGCCCTTCGCCGTGGATCGTACCTTCCGCATCATGCAGTTCATTTCCGCCTCGCTCTATTCGCTCGGCCACGGCGGCAATGACGCACAGAAGACCATGGGCATCATCGCTGTGCTGCTGTTCAGCCAGGGGCATCTTGGAGAGAGCTTCTACGTGCCGTTCTGGGTGGTGATCTCGTGCCAGTCGGCCATGGCGCTCGGTACGCTTTTCGGCGGCTGGCGCATCGTGCACACTATGGGGTCGAAAATCACCAGGCTGAACCCGATGCAGGGGTTCTGCGCCGAAACCGGCGGTGCGCTGACACTTTTCGGCGCGACGTGGCTCGGCATTCCGGTGTCCACCACCCACACGATCACCGGCGCCATTATCGGCGTCGGTGCCGCGCGTCGCGTCTCGGCGGTGCGCTGGGGCCTTGCGGGCAATATCGTCATTGCCTGGGTCGTGACCATGCCGGCCGCTGCCCTGATATCCGCATCTGTCTATGGTCTTACATCGCTGTTCGGCTGA
- a CDS encoding SDR family oxidoreductase translates to MTDRLEPQDPRNQYPRPPFSTPTQEMPGLVTNMMPFPDHGEKTYRGSGKLAGRKALITGGDSGIGRAVAIAFAREGADIAISYLPEEESDAEEVVALIEAEGRVAVALPGDITDEAWCRQLVEKALGDLNGLDILVINAARQQYREGIAELSTEDFDRTMKTNLYALHWIAQAAVPYLQRGSSVITTASIQAYEPSPILLDYATTKAGIVAYTKALAKQLIEKGVRANVVAPGPFWTVLQPSGGQPDEKVRNFGKDSDFGRPGQPVELAPVYVLLASQDGSFINGEVYGVTGGRGIA, encoded by the coding sequence ATGACAGACCGCCTTGAGCCGCAGGACCCGCGCAACCAGTATCCGCGCCCGCCCTTTTCAACGCCGACTCAGGAAATGCCGGGGCTGGTCACGAACATGATGCCTTTCCCTGATCATGGTGAAAAGACCTATCGCGGCAGCGGCAAGCTTGCCGGGCGCAAGGCGCTCATAACCGGCGGTGATTCCGGCATCGGTCGCGCCGTGGCAATCGCCTTTGCGCGAGAGGGTGCAGATATCGCGATATCCTATCTGCCGGAGGAAGAATCGGACGCCGAAGAGGTGGTAGCACTTATCGAAGCGGAAGGCCGCGTTGCGGTCGCCTTACCCGGAGATATTACCGATGAGGCATGGTGCCGCCAACTGGTTGAAAAAGCGTTAGGTGATCTCAACGGCCTCGATATTCTGGTGATCAATGCCGCAAGACAACAATATCGCGAGGGTATCGCCGAGCTGTCGACTGAAGATTTCGACCGCACGATGAAGACCAATCTCTACGCGCTGCACTGGATTGCGCAGGCCGCCGTCCCTTATCTGCAGCGCGGATCGTCGGTAATCACCACCGCATCTATACAGGCCTATGAGCCGTCTCCCATTCTTCTTGATTATGCCACTACGAAAGCCGGCATCGTTGCCTATACGAAAGCGCTCGCCAAACAGCTTATCGAAAAGGGCGTTCGGGCAAATGTCGTCGCGCCTGGTCCGTTCTGGACGGTTTTGCAGCCAAGCGGCGGGCAGCCGGACGAAAAGGTCAGGAATTTCGGTAAGGACAGCGATTTTGGCCGTCCAGGCCAGCCTGTGGAACTGGCACCGGTCTATGTGCTGCTGGCTTCGCAGGATGGCAGCTTCATCAATGGCGAGGTCTATGGTGTGACCGGAGGCCGGGGCATTGCCTGA
- the ligD gene encoding DNA ligase D yields the protein MGLQSYNAKRSFDKTPEPKGDKVDAQGSSFVIQKHDARRLHYDFRLEMDGVLKSWAVTRGPSLDPEDKRLAVHVEDHPLSYGDFEGVIPKGQYGGGTVIVWDRGVWRAIGDAKKGYRKGHLEFELEGEKLKGRWHLVRMHGKPGESRENWLLIKGDDEEARHDGGPDILEERPESVKTGRSVEEVAAKPKDTWNSKPVSKKSVSSSSGKKQAHALPKGARKQALPSFVPPALATLKPKPPEGSRWLHEIKFDGYRLQVRIDHGKLQLLTRSGLYWTEKFGDAVAGALKSLPAETLMIDGEIVVERDSGASDFSALQQDLSEGRSDRFVFYAFDLLYLDGTDLRGAALTDRKALLEKLLPASNPHLRYSEHFEESGGLVLDHACRLSLEGVISKVKDSKYVSGRKGNWVKSKCSMRQEFVIGGYTLSSASDHAIGSLALGVYEEGKLRHVGRVGTGYTADIAEMLLGRLKPLGIDDSPFGEKLTALARRDLYFVKPELVAEVEFRAWSGDGNLRHASFRGLREDKPAGEIEREDKAVSEQGTPQSKIKFTHPERLYWPDDGVTKEGLADYYTQVWRYMAPFVVNRPLALLRCPEGIDGQRFFQKHAWRGVNKAIEQIKDPKDKGGEPLIRITDFDGMMALVQSAALEIHPWGATTANWEKPDMITMDIDPGEDVSWQDVIDAALELKRRFEDAGLAAFVKTSGGKGLHVVTPLKPEAGWPALKAFAKTMADDMAKAEPEKYLAVATKAKRQGRIFLDYLRNGRGNTAVAPYSTRARPGAAISAPIEWTELSDEIGPAHFTVSNIGARLSALKKDPWDGFFAAARPLPKKAR from the coding sequence ATGGGTTTGCAGAGCTATAACGCCAAGCGCAGTTTCGACAAGACGCCGGAGCCGAAGGGCGACAAGGTCGATGCGCAGGGATCGAGTTTCGTCATACAGAAGCACGATGCCCGCCGACTGCATTACGATTTCCGGCTGGAGATGGACGGCGTCCTTAAAAGCTGGGCGGTAACCCGCGGGCCGAGCCTTGACCCGGAGGACAAGCGCCTTGCGGTGCATGTCGAGGACCACCCTCTAAGCTACGGCGACTTCGAAGGCGTAATCCCGAAAGGTCAATATGGCGGCGGCACCGTGATTGTTTGGGATCGTGGTGTCTGGCGCGCGATTGGCGACGCCAAGAAAGGCTACCGCAAAGGCCATCTCGAATTCGAACTGGAGGGCGAAAAGCTTAAAGGCCGCTGGCATCTTGTACGTATGCATGGAAAGCCCGGTGAAAGCCGTGAAAACTGGCTGCTGATCAAGGGCGACGACGAAGAGGCAAGGCATGATGGTGGCCCCGATATTCTGGAGGAGCGGCCGGAATCCGTGAAGACTGGCCGAAGTGTTGAAGAAGTTGCCGCCAAGCCGAAAGACACCTGGAATTCGAAGCCCGTATCGAAAAAGAGCGTTAGTTCTTCCTCGGGCAAAAAACAGGCGCATGCCCTGCCGAAAGGTGCCCGCAAACAGGCGCTGCCATCCTTCGTGCCGCCGGCACTTGCGACGCTGAAACCCAAGCCACCGGAAGGCTCCCGCTGGCTGCATGAGATCAAGTTCGACGGCTATCGCCTGCAGGTCCGTATCGACCACGGCAAACTCCAGCTTCTGACCCGTAGCGGACTGTACTGGACCGAAAAGTTCGGCGATGCCGTGGCGGGAGCGCTCAAGTCGCTGCCGGCAGAAACACTGATGATCGACGGCGAAATCGTGGTGGAACGTGACAGCGGCGCCTCGGATTTCTCAGCCTTGCAACAGGACTTGAGCGAAGGGCGCAGCGACCGCTTCGTTTTTTATGCCTTCGATCTCCTGTATCTGGATGGCACGGATTTGCGCGGGGCAGCGCTGACCGATCGCAAGGCATTACTGGAAAAGCTTCTGCCCGCCAGCAACCCGCATCTTCGCTACAGCGAACATTTCGAGGAAAGCGGCGGGCTTGTTCTCGATCATGCCTGCCGCCTCAGCCTCGAGGGCGTCATCTCGAAGGTCAAGGACAGCAAATACGTCTCGGGCCGCAAGGGAAATTGGGTGAAATCCAAGTGCTCGATGCGGCAGGAGTTCGTCATCGGCGGCTACACGCTGTCATCCGCGTCGGACCATGCCATCGGCTCACTGGCGCTCGGCGTTTATGAGGAAGGCAAGCTGCGTCATGTCGGCCGCGTCGGTACCGGCTATACCGCTGACATTGCCGAAATGCTGCTTGGCCGCCTGAAACCGCTCGGTATCGATGATAGTCCTTTCGGCGAAAAGCTCACGGCACTTGCGCGCCGCGACCTCTATTTCGTCAAGCCGGAACTGGTTGCAGAAGTGGAGTTTCGTGCCTGGTCCGGAGATGGCAATCTGCGCCATGCATCATTCCGCGGCTTGCGGGAAGACAAGCCGGCGGGCGAAATCGAACGCGAGGATAAAGCAGTGTCGGAACAAGGGACGCCGCAGTCAAAGATCAAGTTCACCCATCCGGAACGGCTTTATTGGCCGGACGATGGCGTGACCAAGGAAGGGCTTGCCGATTATTACACGCAGGTCTGGCGCTATATGGCCCCCTTTGTCGTCAACCGGCCTCTGGCGCTGCTGCGTTGTCCTGAAGGGATCGATGGTCAGCGTTTTTTCCAGAAACACGCCTGGCGCGGTGTGAACAAGGCGATAGAACAGATCAAGGATCCGAAGGACAAGGGCGGGGAACCACTGATCAGGATTACGGATTTCGATGGCATGATGGCCCTGGTCCAGTCCGCTGCGCTTGAAATTCACCCATGGGGGGCGACAACCGCGAACTGGGAAAAGCCTGACATGATCACCATGGATATAGACCCCGGCGAGGACGTGTCATGGCAGGATGTAATCGATGCGGCACTGGAACTGAAGCGGCGTTTCGAAGATGCCGGTCTGGCCGCTTTCGTGAAAACCTCCGGCGGCAAGGGGTTGCATGTCGTGACACCCTTGAAACCGGAAGCGGGATGGCCGGCCTTGAAGGCCTTTGCAAAGACCATGGCGGATGACATGGCCAAGGCGGAGCCGGAGAAATATCTTGCGGTGGCAACCAAAGCGAAACGCCAGGGCCGCATCTTCCTCGACTATCTGCGTAATGGCAGGGGCAATACGGCTGTTGCGCCCTATTCGACACGTGCCCGACCGGGAGCCGCCATTTCAGCGCCAATCGAATGGACGGAACTCTCAGATGAGATAGGTCCGGCACACTTCACGGTCAGCAATATCGGCGCGCGCCTTTCTGCCCTGAAGAAGGATCCATGGGACGGCTTTTTCGCTGCCGCGCGACCCCTGCCGAAAAAGGCCCGATGA
- a CDS encoding efflux RND transporter permease subunit, with the protein MFLTRISVSHPVFATMMMVALLVMGLFSLQRLGLDLYPNVDVPVVVVSTAYPGATPETVETELTRPVEDALNAIGGLDEITSTSYEGRSVVVAKFKLEVKSATAAQDVRDKIAAIDANFPQEAKKPVISRFDPAAEPILSVAISSTSLDVPALTTLADQKVVRQLTTVPGVGQATLVGARKRQIDIVIDDTRMRALGIGINEVVSALRTGNSNSPAGSLVDTVSERTIQVQGRIAEPQALLDMVVARRGGAAIYLRDIAALSEGAADPENRALYNGQTALAIDIVKVQDANTVQVVADVRKRLDALNADLVPQNVQLRVITDTSIPIRESVTQVQTTLIEGAALAVAIVFLFLNSWRSTVITGLTLPIAIIGTLAVIDVMGFTLNTLSLLALTLSIGILVDDAIVVRENITRHLHMGKSHIRAALDGTNEIGLAVIATTATIAAVFLPVAFMDGIVGRFFYEFGITVSAAVLISLFVAFTLDPMLSSVWYDPDAQPNARRGPVGRLIARFDHGFEWLADQYRHVIGWTLHHRLVTLLVTSGIFVGSLLMVPLVGAEFVPNTDEGRFQINVTAPVGSSLDYTTAKVRQVEKALQEFPEVEMLYSTVNTGGTVGKHRAAVLVGLVPLEMRTRTPVTLADPIRKRLSAISGIEVAILQNGLGGGESPVQLSILGDDRAILEKIADGLMEDMKKIPGLVDVTSSTRDVTSILSVRLKREAASDLGISRSDLASALSPLIAGEDVSKWTDAGGNSYDIVVRLPGERRADTARISELMIATSRTASNGSPLLVRLDQVADITTVEVPAEIRRIDNRREVLVSANISGRALGEVTDVLKTLTAARDLPDGYRIRFGGDAETMEETVGHMVTALAMAVIFIYIVLASQFGSFLQPLAIMASLPLSLIGVLVGLLVAGSTINMFSLIGFIMLMGLVTKNGILLVDFANRERKRGLPLNEALASAGIIRFRPIIMTTLAMIFGMIPLGLAVGGGGAQRAPMAHAVIGGLISSTLLTLIVVPTILSYIDSITRRFARLLPKASDEMGETGSTKRPSSPS; encoded by the coding sequence ATGTTTCTGACCCGCATATCCGTCTCCCACCCTGTTTTCGCCACCATGATGATGGTGGCGCTTCTGGTCATGGGTCTTTTCTCGTTGCAGCGGCTGGGGCTCGACCTCTACCCCAATGTCGACGTTCCGGTCGTCGTGGTGTCCACCGCTTATCCGGGCGCCACGCCGGAAACGGTGGAGACAGAATTGACGCGCCCGGTCGAGGATGCGCTGAACGCCATCGGCGGTCTGGACGAGATCACGTCAACCTCCTACGAGGGACGCTCTGTCGTCGTCGCAAAATTCAAGCTCGAGGTTAAGAGCGCGACCGCGGCACAGGACGTGCGCGACAAGATCGCCGCCATCGACGCGAATTTCCCGCAAGAGGCCAAAAAGCCGGTCATATCCAGGTTCGATCCCGCCGCCGAGCCTATCCTGTCGGTGGCGATAAGCTCGACGTCGCTCGACGTACCCGCACTCACCACCCTTGCCGACCAGAAGGTGGTGCGGCAACTGACGACTGTTCCCGGCGTGGGGCAGGCAACGCTGGTTGGCGCCCGCAAGCGGCAGATCGACATTGTGATCGACGACACCCGCATGCGCGCGCTTGGGATCGGCATCAACGAGGTGGTGAGCGCGCTACGCACCGGCAATAGCAACAGCCCGGCTGGAAGCCTTGTCGATACCGTTTCCGAACGCACGATCCAGGTGCAGGGCCGCATCGCCGAACCGCAGGCGCTGCTGGACATGGTCGTCGCCCGGCGCGGTGGCGCAGCCATTTATCTTCGCGACATCGCCGCACTCTCCGAAGGGGCTGCCGACCCAGAAAACCGTGCCCTCTATAATGGCCAGACTGCGCTGGCGATCGACATCGTCAAGGTTCAGGATGCCAACACGGTTCAGGTTGTCGCGGATGTGAGAAAGCGCCTGGACGCCCTCAATGCCGACCTTGTTCCGCAAAACGTGCAATTGCGAGTCATTACGGACACATCCATTCCCATCCGGGAATCCGTCACGCAGGTGCAGACGACGTTGATAGAAGGGGCGGCACTTGCCGTGGCCATCGTCTTCCTGTTCCTCAATTCCTGGCGCAGCACCGTCATCACCGGACTGACACTGCCGATTGCGATCATCGGCACGCTGGCGGTCATTGATGTTATGGGCTTCACGCTCAATACACTGAGTCTCCTGGCGCTGACGCTTTCCATCGGCATTCTGGTGGATGACGCCATCGTCGTGCGCGAAAACATCACCCGTCACCTTCACATGGGGAAATCCCATATCCGCGCAGCACTCGACGGCACGAACGAAATAGGACTTGCGGTTATCGCGACAACGGCGACAATCGCGGCGGTCTTCCTGCCCGTCGCTTTCATGGACGGCATCGTCGGCCGGTTCTTCTACGAATTCGGCATCACCGTTTCAGCTGCCGTGCTGATCTCGCTTTTCGTCGCGTTCACGCTCGATCCGATGCTGTCGAGCGTCTGGTACGATCCGGATGCGCAACCCAACGCCCGGCGCGGGCCGGTAGGCCGGCTAATCGCCCGTTTCGATCACGGCTTCGAATGGCTCGCCGATCAGTATCGGCACGTGATCGGCTGGACATTGCACCACCGGCTCGTCACCCTGCTCGTCACATCAGGCATTTTTGTCGGCAGCCTGCTCATGGTGCCGTTGGTCGGTGCGGAATTCGTCCCGAATACGGATGAAGGCCGCTTCCAGATCAACGTCACGGCACCGGTCGGCTCCTCGCTGGATTACACCACGGCGAAGGTGCGGCAGGTCGAGAAGGCACTCCAGGAATTCCCGGAAGTCGAGATGCTCTATTCCACCGTCAATACCGGCGGCACCGTCGGTAAACATCGCGCCGCCGTTCTGGTGGGACTGGTGCCGCTGGAGATGCGCACCCGAACTCCGGTCACGCTGGCCGATCCGATCCGCAAACGCCTGTCGGCCATATCGGGCATAGAGGTCGCGATCCTGCAAAACGGCCTCGGCGGTGGCGAAAGCCCCGTCCAGCTCAGCATTCTTGGCGACGACCGGGCGATCCTCGAAAAGATCGCCGACGGTCTGATGGAAGACATGAAAAAAATCCCCGGCCTCGTGGATGTGACCTCAAGCACCCGCGACGTGACCTCCATCCTTTCGGTACGCCTGAAACGCGAGGCGGCAAGCGATCTCGGCATTTCCCGATCCGACCTTGCCTCAGCGCTCTCGCCGCTCATCGCCGGTGAGGACGTGTCGAAATGGACGGATGCGGGCGGTAACAGCTACGACATCGTCGTGCGCCTGCCCGGCGAGCGGCGTGCCGACACGGCGAGGATCAGCGAGTTGATGATCGCCACCAGCCGCACGGCATCCAACGGCTCGCCCCTGTTGGTACGTCTGGATCAGGTCGCCGATATCACCACCGTGGAAGTACCCGCCGAAATCCGCCGCATCGACAATCGCCGCGAGGTGCTGGTTTCGGCCAACATATCCGGACGAGCGCTTGGCGAAGTGACAGATGTGTTGAAAACCCTTACCGCCGCCCGCGACCTGCCGGACGGCTACCGTATCCGTTTCGGCGGCGACGCCGAAACCATGGAGGAGACGGTTGGCCACATGGTAACCGCGCTCGCAATGGCGGTCATCTTCATCTACATCGTGCTCGCCTCGCAATTCGGCAGCTTTCTGCAACCGCTCGCGATCATGGCGTCGCTGCCGCTGTCTCTCATCGGCGTCCTCGTCGGGCTCTTGGTTGCCGGCAGCACGATCAACATGTTCTCGCTGATCGGCTTCATCATGCTGATGGGCCTCGTTACAAAGAACGGCATCCTGCTTGTCGATTTTGCCAACCGCGAAAGGAAGCGTGGACTTCCGCTCAACGAAGCGCTGGCGAGCGCCGGCATCATCCGCTTCCGCCCGATCATCATGACGACGCTTGCAATGATCTTCGGCATGATCCCGCTCGGGCTGGCTGTTGGCGGTGGCGGGGCGCAGCGCGCGCCAATGGCGCACGCAGTGATCGGCGGCCTCATCAGCTCCACCCTGCTCACCCTGATCGTGGTGCCGACAATCCTGTCTTACATCGACAGCATCACCCGGCGTTTCGCCCGCCTGCTACCGAAGGCATCGGACGAGATGGGGGAGACCGGATCGACCAAACGTCCATCTTCACCATCCTAG
- the ku gene encoding non-homologous end joining protein Ku: MARQAFWKGYLKLSLVTAAVSLTPATTESNKYRFHVLNRKTGNRVESRYVDSVTHKPVAAKNQVKGFPRAEDDYVLLEDDEIDAVALESTRTIDIQTFVPTGSIDWIWYDRPHFLRPEDKIGTEAFSVIREAMRANGVVGIARLVLYRRERAVLLEPSGKGIILWTLHYGEEVRESIDALDPKMKFEKPLLDAMEKRIGKQMTGWKPALVQDPIQKKISALLKTKSKTVSSPEKKTGTKTRTGGNVINIMDALKKSLASDKKG; this comes from the coding sequence ATGGCACGGCAGGCTTTCTGGAAGGGCTATCTGAAGCTGTCGCTGGTGACGGCCGCAGTTTCGCTGACTCCTGCCACGACCGAAAGCAACAAATACCGCTTCCACGTCCTCAACCGCAAAACCGGCAATCGCGTCGAAAGCCGCTATGTCGACAGCGTTACCCACAAGCCGGTGGCCGCAAAGAACCAGGTAAAGGGGTTTCCCCGCGCCGAAGACGATTATGTGTTGCTGGAGGATGACGAGATCGATGCGGTCGCGCTCGAAAGCACCCGCACCATCGACATCCAGACCTTCGTACCCACAGGTTCTATCGACTGGATATGGTACGACCGGCCGCACTTCCTGCGCCCGGAAGACAAGATCGGCACAGAAGCCTTCAGCGTGATCCGGGAAGCCATGCGGGCAAACGGCGTTGTCGGCATTGCGCGGCTTGTTCTCTATCGCCGCGAAAGAGCGGTTCTGCTGGAACCGTCAGGCAAGGGCATCATTCTGTGGACCCTGCACTATGGCGAGGAAGTGCGCGAAAGCATCGACGCGCTGGATCCGAAGATGAAATTCGAAAAGCCGCTGCTGGACGCGATGGAAAAACGCATCGGCAAACAGATGACGGGATGGAAACCGGCGCTGGTGCAGGATCCGATCCAGAAAAAGATCAGCGCTTTGCTAAAAACCAAGAGCAAGACCGTCTCTTCCCCGGAAAAGAAGACCGGCACGAAAACCCGGACCGGCGGCAATGTCATCAACATCATGGATGCCTTGAAGAAAAGCCTTGCCTCGGACAAGAAAGGCTGA
- a CDS encoding DUF47 domain-containing protein, with the protein MMSIFRKLMPREDRFFDMFSKHSETVVKAAAALDHLLSGVDVEKNCDLIVALEDQADDITRDVLLAVRRSFITPFDRGDIKDLIQSMDDAIDMMHKTVKTIRLFEQTEFDPLMREMGHEIVRAATLVAEAIPLLEKVGTNAQRLSVIAEEVTRVEGRSDELHDQGLKDLFRRHGATGNAMAYMIGSEIYGELEKVVDRFEDVANEISGIVIENV; encoded by the coding sequence ATGATGAGCATTTTTCGCAAGCTGATGCCGCGCGAGGACCGTTTCTTCGACATGTTTAGCAAACATTCGGAAACGGTCGTCAAAGCCGCCGCAGCTCTGGACCACCTTCTCAGCGGCGTCGACGTCGAGAAAAACTGCGACCTTATCGTCGCCCTCGAAGACCAGGCGGATGATATTACCCGCGACGTTCTGCTTGCGGTGCGCCGCAGCTTCATAACGCCCTTTGATCGTGGCGATATCAAGGACCTCATCCAGTCCATGGATGACGCCATCGACATGATGCACAAGACCGTCAAGACGATCCGGCTGTTCGAGCAAACCGAATTCGACCCGCTGATGCGCGAGATGGGCCACGAGATCGTGCGTGCGGCAACCCTCGTCGCCGAAGCCATTCCGCTTCTGGAAAAGGTTGGCACCAATGCCCAGCGGCTGTCGGTGATTGCCGAAGAGGTTACCCGCGTCGAAGGGCGCTCCGACGAGCTTCATGACCAGGGCCTGAAGGACCTCTTCCGGCGCCATGGTGCGACCGGCAATGCCATGGCCTATATGATCGGCAGCGAGATCTACGGCGAACTCGAAAAGGTCGTCGACCGCTTCGAGGACGTGGCGAACGAGATCAGCGGCATCGTTATCGAGAACGTCTGA